From the genome of Candidatus Delongbacteria bacterium:
AATATTGTCTATTATCTCCTGCTGCTGCCAGTTATAATACTTTCAAGAACTTTGAGGAACGTGGTAGGATTTTCAAAGAATTAGTGAGCTCATGGGAAAATCGTATTATTCTATGAGTATGCTTTCATTGGAACAGCTGAGCTTGAAACTTAATATATACTGGATGATAACACTAAAAAAATATACATTTAACTATTCCTTACAAAGGGCATTTGATAAAGGGTGCAATTACACCCCTTATAAGATCATTTTTTCTTTTCATTCGGTGAACCTAAACCTAAATAAGTATCTATCAAATTGACAAGACCTTCAATTTTTGGTTTAGAGATATATCCATCGGCATGTACAGAATTACATTTAACAATCATCTGTTCATTGATCAAAGAAGAAAAAATAATAACTGGCATATGTTTCAAGCCTAGATCTTCTTTTATCCTTTTGCACATTGTCAAACCATCAAGCATTGGCATCTCAATATCTGTTACTAGAAGATCAATATTATTTTTAAGTTCATCTTTTTTCTTCCAATTGATGATATTGTCATAACAAATCTGACCATTCTCAAAAGCTTTTAAATTAACATATCCAGCTTTATGTAAAAGTCTGGTCATCATACCACGAATCAGATGTGAATCTTCAGCAATTACAATTCTTTTTTGTTTTCTCAGATCTTCTCTGTCTACCACTCTTTCCAAATCTTCTTCTTTTAAAGCAGTCTCTGGTAAAAGTTTAGAGCTGATATGTTCAAGATCAAGTAATAACATTAGTTTTTTGTCGTTTAACTTAACTGAACCTGTAAACTTACCAGTATTACCTTGAACAATAAAAGTATCAACAGAACCAACCTGATCCCAGGAATATCTATGAATTGAATTTACTTTATCGACCAAAATACCAACTAGAAGAGAATTCATTTCAGTTACTACAACCAATCTTCTGGCATCTGGATCCACAGGTTTTTCCAATTCAATGCTTAAATCGATGATAGTAAAGTTTTGATTTCTGTAAGAATACAACCCTACAATTGATTTAGGAGCTTCAGGAAGGTCAACCCTATGGGAGTCATCATAGATAATAATTTCTCGAACTTTTGCGACATTTACTCCAAAACTTTGTTTATCTAAAACTATCTCCAACAATTCAAGCTCATTAGTTCCCGTTTCCAGTAGAATATCGGATTTTGCCATACCGCCCCCACATTTACTATCAGATGAAATAATATTTTACGGATTATCTTACCGCTTCTTTAAATATGTGAAAAAAAAGCTGGATAATCTATAAATAATTTAATCTTATATATTTTTTTTATTTTTAACTCATTTTTTCATTTTTTGAAACAACAATTCATATGATCATTAACAATACCAATTGCCTGAATATGGGCATAGATAGTCACAGAACCAACGAATTTAAAGCCATATTTTTTTAACTCCATTGAAATAGTATCTGACAAAGCAGAAGATACAGGAATGTCTTTTACGGTCTCAATATCATTACAAACAACTTTATTATCGGTAAATGACCATATGAAATTGTCAAACGAACCAAATTTATCCTGAATTTGTAAAAAACATTTTGCATTGCTAACTGCTGCTTCGATTTTTTTTCTATTTCTGATTATACCCTTATTTTGCATTAGTTCTTCAATTTTTGATTTGCTATAATTTGAAATTTTATGAACATCAAAATTATCAAAAGCTTCTCTAAAGGCTTCCCGTTTGTGTAAAATTGTTTTCCATGATAGACCAGCCTGCATACATTCCAAAAGAATAAATTCATAATGAAGCCTATCATCATGAACAGGAGTTCCCCATTCTTCATCATGGTATTTTACATAAATTTCGTCAGTACCACACCAGCTACAACGCTCTTTCATGACTATGACTCCTTGATATTAAATTTGATTGCCTTAAAATCTCCAATAATTTTAAAAGAATCACCACTAAAAGCTATTAGTGAAGAACCTTTAACTAGCTTAATCTCTTCATTAACTAAAATTATTTTACAGGATCCGTCAATTAAATACATGAAGATTATTTGATTATCACACTCAATGTTTTTATCACTATCGATCAATTCATAATTTGCATTGTATTTGTAATTATAAATCAAATTAAAATCAGTTATAGAGCTATAACTTTCAGTCAACTTTCCTCCATCAAATGAATATCCATCAAGTTTTTTAATTGTAAATTTTTCATCTCCGTGGGAAAGTACTAGATCATTTGTAAGAGGAATAATAATTCTATCATAGCCAGATAGGTCTGTAAATTTTGAGAAATTATCTTCAATTATCGCTGAACTTATTCTAAAATCAAAATTTCTTTCTGAATATTTGCTCTCTTTTGGATAGATGAATATTTCTGTAGTAGTACCACCACTCCATTTTGAAGTAGTATAATTTTCTTGATTTTGTATTATCATAAAACACCTGGATTTAATGAAAGTATCTTAAGTTCAGTCATTTCTTCAATGGCATATTTTACGCCTTCTCTGCCAACACCTGATTGCTTAACACCCCCATAGGGCTGATTGTCAGATCTAAAAGTCGGTACATCATTTACGACAACACCTCCAACTTCAAGATTATTGAAAGCATAATTAATTTTTTTGATATCATTTGTGAAAATACCAGCCTGTAAACCAAATTTAGAATTATTAACCAGAGTTATTGCTTCTTTAAAATCAGAGAATTTATGTAAAACAAGAACTGGTCCAAAAACTTCACTTGAGTTTACTTTTTCATCATGGTTACAATTTGAAATTATAGTCGGTTCCATGATAGAAGCCATTCTATTTCCACCTGAAAGAACTCTACTACCATTTTTTACTGCTTCATCAACCCATGATTTTACTCTAATAGCTTCATCTTCGTTTATCATTGGACCGATGTCCGTATTTTCGTTAAGTTGTGATCCACATTTTAAATCATTAACTTTTTTTACCAGCTTTTTAGTGACAATATCAAAGATATTTTCATGAATATAGAGTCTCTGAAGGTGAATACAAACTTGACCCTGATATGCAAATCCTCCTGAAACCGATTTTGAAACAACATCGTCAATATCAACATCCTCGCAAACTACTGCAGCTGCATTTCCACCAAGTTCCAATGTGACTTTTTTGTCATAAGCTATCTTTTTTATCTCAAATCCGACTTCAGGACTTCCTGTAAAACTGATCTTTTTCACCTTATCATATTTTATAGCGATTTCCATATCGGAAGCTTTTGCTGTAACAACAGAAAATGCACCCTGTTCCCATCCTGATGATTCAATAATTTTTGCAAGTTCA
Proteins encoded in this window:
- a CDS encoding chemotaxis protein CheV, translating into MAKSDILLETGTNELELLEIVLDKQSFGVNVAKVREIIIYDDSHRVDLPEAPKSIVGLYSYRNQNFTIIDLSIELEKPVDPDARRLVVVTEMNSLLVGILVDKVNSIHRYSWDQVGSVDTFIVQGNTGKFTGSVKLNDKKLMLLLDLEHISSKLLPETALKEEDLERVVDREDLRKQKRIVIAEDSHLIRGMMTRLLHKAGYVNLKAFENGQICYDNIINWKKKDELKNNIDLLVTDIEMPMLDGLTMCKRIKEDLGLKHMPVIIFSSLINEQMIVKCNSVHADGYISKPKIEGLVNLIDTYLGLGSPNEKKK
- a CDS encoding DNA-3-methyladenine glycosylase I gives rise to the protein MKERCSWCGTDEIYVKYHDEEWGTPVHDDRLHYEFILLECMQAGLSWKTILHKREAFREAFDNFDVHKISNYSKSKIEELMQNKGIIRNRKKIEAAVSNAKCFLQIQDKFGSFDNFIWSFTDNKVVCNDIETVKDIPVSSALSDTISMELKKYGFKFVGSVTIYAHIQAIGIVNDHMNCCFKK
- a CDS encoding HutD family protein, whose translation is MIIQNQENYTTSKWSGGTTTEIFIYPKESKYSERNFDFRISSAIIEDNFSKFTDLSGYDRIIIPLTNDLVLSHGDEKFTIKKLDGYSFDGGKLTESYSSITDFNLIYNYKYNANYELIDSDKNIECDNQIIFMYLIDGSCKIILVNEEIKLVKGSSLIAFSGDSFKIIGDFKAIKFNIKES
- a CDS encoding aldehyde dehydrogenase family protein, which encodes MENYPFYIGGEWRSGIEYDLKNPYDCQTIAKISRATKKDIIDAIDLAEKSKSIVSNYSVFDRQQILEKIIKGLKENSERIAYLIALEAGKNIKHAKAEVSRAITTFSVARDEVSRINGEVIPLDIVNANAGRYGIVKRFPVGVVLGITPFNFPLNLVAHKVAPAIAAGCPIIIKPATQTPMASLELAKIIESSGWEQGAFSVVTAKASDMEIAIKYDKVKKISFTGSPEVGFEIKKIAYDKKVTLELGGNAAAVVCEDVDIDDVVSKSVSGGFAYQGQVCIHLQRLYIHENIFDIVTKKLVKKVNDLKCGSQLNENTDIGPMINEDEAIRVKSWVDEAVKNGSRVLSGGNRMASIMEPTIISNCNHDEKVNSSEVFGPVLVLHKFSDFKEAITLVNNSKFGLQAGIFTNDIKKINYAFNNLEVGGVVVNDVPTFRSDNQPYGGVKQSGVGREGVKYAIEEMTELKILSLNPGVL